In a single window of the Nocardiopsis composta genome:
- a CDS encoding dihydroxyacetone kinase family protein, whose product MTLLANDPADFADEALAGFAAANPDEVRAVYGGVVRASATPPGQAAVVLGGGTGHYPAFAGWVGPGFAHGAACGNIFASPSSAQICSVARAAQNGGGVVFGFGNYAGDVLHFGRAAEQLRAEGIDVRTVAVTDDVASAPPEDAALRRGIAGDLAVLKILCAAAEQGRPLDEVERAGRRANAATRSLGLAFGGCTLPGADRPLFTVDPGRMGVGLGIHGEPGLEHRPLPSADEVADLLVDGVLAERAAAAGAAGAAGAAGGADRAAVLLNGLGATKYEELYVVHRRVVRRLAAEGVQVVAPVVGEQVTSLDMAGLSLTLTFLDADLEELWTAPAAAPAFRRGALPPRPPRTDDLDTAHRPPAIAPADAASRELGRRIAEALAAVRDTAAAHERRLGEIDAVAGDGDHGIGMRRGSLAAAEEAERAAALGAGARTVLARAGAAWSERGGGTSGALWGAALAAFGTALGDTGGADRERIAAGVRAAVEAVRRLGGARPGDKTLLDAAAPFADRLEAAAGTAVFADAWAEAAEAARRAAEATAAVPARRGRARTHGDGSIGTPDPGAVSLALITAALTPHFQRSTRQEEN is encoded by the coding sequence ATGACCCTGCTCGCCAACGACCCGGCCGACTTCGCCGACGAGGCCCTCGCCGGGTTCGCGGCCGCCAACCCCGACGAGGTCCGCGCCGTGTACGGCGGCGTGGTCCGCGCATCGGCCACCCCGCCGGGGCAGGCCGCCGTCGTGCTCGGCGGCGGCACCGGCCACTACCCGGCCTTCGCCGGCTGGGTCGGCCCGGGCTTCGCGCACGGCGCGGCCTGCGGCAACATCTTCGCCTCGCCCTCCTCCGCGCAGATCTGCTCGGTGGCGCGCGCCGCGCAGAACGGCGGCGGCGTGGTCTTCGGGTTCGGCAACTACGCCGGGGACGTGCTCCACTTCGGCCGGGCCGCCGAGCAGCTGCGCGCCGAAGGGATCGACGTGCGCACCGTCGCGGTCACCGACGACGTGGCCTCCGCGCCGCCGGAGGACGCCGCGCTGCGCCGCGGCATCGCCGGCGACCTGGCCGTGCTGAAGATCCTGTGCGCCGCCGCCGAGCAGGGCCGCCCGCTGGACGAGGTCGAGCGGGCCGGCCGCCGGGCCAACGCGGCCACCCGCTCCCTGGGCCTGGCGTTCGGCGGATGCACCCTGCCCGGCGCCGACCGGCCGCTGTTCACCGTCGACCCCGGCCGGATGGGCGTCGGCCTGGGCATCCACGGCGAACCCGGCCTGGAGCACCGTCCGCTGCCGTCCGCCGACGAGGTGGCCGACCTGCTGGTGGACGGCGTGCTGGCCGAGCGGGCGGCCGCGGCCGGCGCGGCCGGCGCGGCCGGCGCGGCCGGCGGGGCGGACCGGGCCGCCGTGCTGCTCAACGGGCTGGGCGCCACCAAGTACGAAGAGCTCTACGTGGTGCACCGGCGCGTCGTCCGGCGGCTCGCCGCGGAGGGGGTGCAGGTCGTCGCCCCGGTCGTCGGCGAGCAGGTCACCAGCCTCGACATGGCCGGGCTCTCGCTCACCCTCACCTTCCTCGACGCCGACCTCGAAGAGCTGTGGACCGCCCCGGCCGCCGCGCCGGCGTTCCGCCGCGGAGCCCTCCCGCCGCGCCCGCCCCGCACCGACGACCTGGACACCGCGCACCGGCCCCCCGCCATCGCACCGGCCGACGCCGCCTCGCGCGAACTGGGCCGGCGGATCGCCGAGGCCCTGGCCGCGGTGCGCGACACCGCCGCCGCCCACGAGCGGCGGCTCGGCGAGATCGACGCCGTCGCCGGCGACGGCGACCACGGCATCGGCATGCGCCGCGGCTCCCTGGCCGCCGCAGAGGAGGCCGAGCGGGCCGCCGCACTCGGCGCCGGCGCCCGCACCGTGCTGGCCCGGGCCGGGGCCGCCTGGTCGGAGCGGGGCGGCGGCACCTCCGGCGCGCTGTGGGGCGCGGCGCTGGCCGCCTTCGGCACCGCGCTCGGCGACACCGGCGGGGCCGACCGGGAGCGCATCGCCGCCGGGGTGCGCGCCGCGGTGGAGGCGGTGCGCCGCCTCGGCGGGGCGCGGCCGGGAGACAAGACGCTGCTGGACGCCGCCGCCCCGTTCGCCGACCGGCTGGAGGCCGCGGCGGGGACCGCCGTCTTCGCCGACGCCTGGGCCGAGGCGGCCGAGGCCGCGCGGCGGGCCGCCGAGGCCACCGCCGCCGTTCCGGCCCGGCGCGGCCGGGCGCGCACCCACGGCGACGGCAGCATCGGCACCCCCGACCCGGGCGCCGTCTCGCTCGCCCTCATCACCGCCGCCCTCACCCCCCACTTCCAGCGGAGCACCCGGCAGGAGGAGAACTGA
- a CDS encoding sugar phosphate isomerase/epimerase family protein, which translates to MPHTAQDWPIGAALLQFPAASPGGLPTQDAPASEWSRVLGEVAAEGFDHVDLTDSWLRPGDLAPGRLAELARTLKEHRLGLSAVSAIRRSVIDPDPAVARDNLDYLLRTVDAAAELGAPVVSVGLHRPLTEAQRRALWFWHEPGAADPAGDERTWALAVRRLRALGERAAGHGLRLSLEMYEDTYLGTPESAVRLVREIGLPNVGVNPDIGNLVRLHRPVPHWEDLLLPVLPYANYWHVKNYHRDLDPATGAYFTVPAPLEGGVIDYRRALELALRAGFDGPICTEHYGGDGLGVSARNRDYLRRLLSVKLPAIAAEREGAPA; encoded by the coding sequence ATGCCGCACACCGCGCAGGACTGGCCGATCGGCGCCGCACTCCTGCAGTTCCCCGCCGCCTCCCCGGGCGGCCTCCCCACCCAGGACGCCCCCGCCTCGGAGTGGTCCCGGGTCCTCGGCGAGGTCGCCGCCGAGGGCTTCGACCACGTCGACCTCACCGACAGCTGGCTGCGCCCGGGCGACCTGGCCCCCGGCCGGCTGGCCGAACTGGCCCGCACCCTCAAGGAGCACCGGCTCGGCCTGTCCGCGGTCTCCGCCATCCGGCGCAGCGTGATCGACCCCGACCCGGCCGTAGCCCGGGACAACCTCGACTACCTGCTGCGCACCGTCGACGCCGCCGCCGAACTCGGCGCCCCGGTGGTCTCCGTCGGCCTGCACCGGCCGCTGACCGAGGCGCAGCGCCGCGCACTGTGGTTCTGGCACGAGCCCGGCGCCGCCGACCCGGCCGGCGACGAACGCACCTGGGCCCTGGCCGTGCGGCGCCTGCGCGCCCTGGGCGAACGCGCGGCCGGGCACGGACTCCGCCTCTCCCTGGAGATGTACGAGGACACCTACCTCGGCACCCCGGAGAGCGCGGTCCGCCTGGTCCGCGAGATCGGCCTGCCCAACGTCGGCGTCAACCCCGACATCGGCAACCTGGTCCGCCTGCACCGGCCGGTCCCGCACTGGGAGGACCTGCTGCTGCCGGTGCTGCCCTACGCCAACTACTGGCACGTCAAGAACTACCACCGCGACCTCGACCCGGCGACCGGCGCCTACTTCACCGTGCCCGCCCCGCTGGAGGGCGGGGTCATCGACTACCGGCGCGCCCTGGAGCTCGCACTGCGCGCCGGCTTCGACGGGCCGATCTGCACCGAGCACTACGGCGGCGACGGCCTCGGCGTCTCCGCCCGCAACCGCGACTACCTGCGCCGCCTCCTCTCGGTGAAACTGCCCGCGATCGCGGCCGAGCGGGAAGGGGCGCCGGCATGA
- a CDS encoding GntR family transcriptional regulator has translation MSSRQITAGGTEPPSRSSSVVARRALRDGVYDAILEKLLDGSAPPGSSLGIDPLARELGVSPTPVREALVQLEHTGLVSRVALKGYRVAPPLSAEQLLELFDMRTILETAAVQRAAAHADELVPELRAAHARHVLAAHEVQKRRAPGERPADFTDLREYFAADWEFHLTIIRAAGNRFLAQAAESLSAHVHRLRQTVHHGTMDMDQAIEEHAAILAAFETGDPAAVQEAMRSHLSAVAQRVSADG, from the coding sequence ATGAGCAGCAGACAGATCACCGCAGGCGGCACGGAGCCGCCCTCCCGGTCGTCCTCCGTGGTGGCGCGGCGCGCACTGCGCGACGGCGTGTACGACGCCATCCTGGAAAAGCTCCTTGACGGCTCGGCGCCCCCCGGCAGCTCGCTGGGCATCGACCCGCTCGCCCGCGAGCTGGGCGTCTCGCCCACGCCGGTGCGCGAGGCGCTGGTCCAGCTGGAGCACACCGGCCTGGTGTCCCGGGTGGCGCTCAAGGGCTACCGGGTCGCACCGCCGCTCTCCGCCGAGCAGCTGCTCGAACTCTTCGACATGCGCACCATCCTGGAGACCGCCGCCGTGCAGCGGGCCGCCGCGCACGCCGACGAGCTGGTCCCGGAGCTGCGCGCGGCGCACGCCCGGCACGTGCTGGCCGCGCACGAGGTGCAGAAGCGGCGGGCCCCGGGCGAGCGCCCCGCCGACTTCACCGACCTGCGCGAGTACTTCGCCGCCGACTGGGAGTTCCACCTCACGATCATCCGGGCCGCCGGCAACCGGTTCCTGGCCCAGGCGGCCGAGTCGCTCAGCGCCCACGTGCACCGGCTCCGCCAGACCGTGCACCACGGCACGATGGACATGGACCAGGCGATCGAGGAGCACGCCGCGATCCTGGCCGCCTTCGAGACCGGCGACCCGGCGGCCGTCCAGGAGGCGATGCGCTCGCACCTGTCCGCCGTGGCGCAACGCGTCTCGGCCGACGGCTGA
- a CDS encoding tripartite tricarboxylate transporter substrate binding protein, whose product MKSPLRMALAAASAATVLPGCSLVNASPPPPDDWTPRGSVSALVAFAPGGGSDRSARVIAESLNELDAGFNVNVENKEGGSGAVGWATFMAEEGNGNALLIAETALNTLPILYDVPFTYRDFTPLVMFAQDSRMVVAAHDAPYDTCAELVEAGEEEPVTTGSSGKTGADALVVAEFEKNGGEFSVVPYGSTGEVLTGLLGGQIDAAPAGAASVKPYLESGDFKALCTLTGERYDDPLLGDVPTAREQGLDAEVTIWRGVLAPAGVTEAQRDYWIDSIRAGMRSDTYRDYIETDLLLPADVAGEDFDAYLDDYDEEMQEVFR is encoded by the coding sequence ATGAAGTCACCCCTGCGCATGGCGCTGGCCGCGGCGAGCGCCGCCACCGTGCTCCCGGGATGCTCGCTCGTGAACGCGAGCCCCCCGCCGCCCGACGACTGGACCCCGCGCGGCTCGGTCTCCGCCCTCGTCGCGTTCGCCCCCGGCGGCGGCAGCGACCGGTCCGCCCGGGTCATCGCCGAGAGCCTCAACGAGCTCGACGCCGGATTCAACGTCAACGTGGAGAACAAGGAGGGCGGCTCCGGGGCGGTCGGCTGGGCCACCTTCATGGCGGAGGAGGGCAACGGAAACGCCCTGCTGATCGCCGAGACCGCACTGAACACCCTGCCCATCCTCTACGACGTCCCGTTCACCTACCGCGACTTCACCCCGCTGGTCATGTTCGCCCAGGACTCCAGGATGGTGGTCGCCGCGCACGACGCCCCCTACGACACCTGCGCGGAGCTGGTGGAGGCCGGGGAGGAGGAGCCGGTCACCACCGGCTCCAGCGGCAAGACCGGGGCCGACGCCCTGGTCGTCGCCGAGTTCGAGAAGAACGGCGGCGAGTTCTCCGTGGTGCCCTACGGCTCCACCGGCGAAGTCCTCACCGGCCTGCTCGGCGGCCAGATCGACGCCGCCCCGGCCGGCGCCGCGTCGGTCAAGCCCTACCTGGAGAGCGGCGACTTCAAGGCGCTGTGCACGCTGACCGGGGAGCGCTACGACGACCCGCTGCTCGGCGATGTCCCCACCGCCCGGGAGCAGGGGCTGGACGCCGAGGTGACGATCTGGCGCGGCGTGCTGGCCCCGGCCGGCGTCACCGAGGCCCAGCGCGACTACTGGATCGACTCGATCCGCGCCGGCATGCGCTCCGACACCTACCGGGACTACATCGAGACCGACCTGCTGCTCCCCGCCGACGTCGCGGGCGAGGACTTCGATGCCTACCTGGACGACTACGACGAGGAGATGCAGGAGGTGTTCCGGTGA
- a CDS encoding tripartite tricarboxylate transporter TctB family protein, which yields MSVPAPRTPPPQEAARSRRPVLAAHAVLAGIGLLFFLGSFAYPWTNPEDGTVGPAALPRTAGLLLLLAGLALIRRELRGGTVLEGDGHVEEEAEHTPGERRAIRRKLLTVSAALIATGLLIPFLGMLPALALLTLFLTAGVERMRPLPAAGVAAGVLAVSYLLFTVLLRVPLPLGLLDPALWSAL from the coding sequence GTGAGCGTCCCCGCGCCCCGCACCCCGCCCCCGCAGGAGGCGGCCCGGTCCCGCCGCCCCGTACTGGCCGCCCACGCCGTGCTGGCAGGCATCGGCCTGCTGTTCTTCCTGGGATCGTTCGCCTACCCGTGGACCAACCCGGAGGACGGCACGGTCGGCCCCGCCGCGCTGCCCCGGACCGCCGGGCTGCTCCTGCTGCTCGCCGGGCTCGCCCTGATCCGGCGGGAGCTGCGCGGCGGCACGGTCCTGGAGGGCGACGGCCACGTCGAGGAGGAGGCCGAGCACACCCCCGGAGAGCGCCGCGCGATCCGCCGCAAGCTGCTCACCGTCTCGGCGGCGCTGATCGCCACCGGCCTGCTCATCCCGTTCCTGGGCATGCTGCCTGCCCTGGCCCTGCTCACCCTGTTCCTCACCGCCGGGGTGGAGCGGATGCGCCCGCTGCCCGCCGCCGGGGTCGCCGCCGGCGTCCTGGCCGTGTCCTACCTGCTGTTCACGGTGCTGCTGCGGGTGCCGCTGCCGCTCGGCCTGCTCGACCCCGCCCTCTGGAGCGCCCTGTGA
- a CDS encoding tripartite tricarboxylate transporter permease, with the protein MIDNLSTGFAAALTPENLLWCFVGVLLGTVIGILPGLGSATGVAILIPVTLTFEPLTALIMLAGIYHGAQFGATITAILVATPGEASSVVTTFDGYRMARAGRAGPALAISAIGSFTAALVSLVALATVAPFFASVALDFGPPEMLAVMVLGLCTIVVFSGRNLLLGAALGLVGILIACVGVDVGSGTPRYAFGQVDLFGGLPYVEVMIGLFAIGELLNQLHIGMAAPIRARFRDLLLRREDVRRSTPAVARGTVVGFLLGCLPGAGTTLASFMAYGVEKRFSRHREELGTGAIEGVVAPDAATNSASNANFVPTLVLGVPGGATTAVLLGAFLVYGVQPGPLLFDTQPDLVWGLLASFFIGNVILLLLNLPLAPVFAQLLRIRYAVLYPLIIVTSLIGAYSVKNSMLSVWIVIVFGFVGYAMKRLNLPVAPLVLGLVIGPLFETALVQTSALGEGSVLPQVASSGTAVAILAAAALLTAGPMATRALRGAGRAKSAAGDRDAKAPAGCE; encoded by the coding sequence GTGATCGACAACCTCTCCACCGGCTTCGCCGCCGCGCTCACCCCGGAGAACCTGCTGTGGTGCTTCGTGGGCGTGCTGCTGGGCACCGTCATCGGCATCCTGCCGGGCCTGGGCTCGGCCACCGGCGTGGCCATCCTGATCCCGGTCACCCTCACCTTCGAACCGCTGACCGCGCTGATCATGCTCGCCGGCATCTACCACGGCGCGCAGTTCGGCGCCACGATCACCGCGATCCTGGTGGCCACCCCGGGCGAGGCGTCCTCGGTGGTGACCACGTTCGACGGCTACCGGATGGCGCGCGCCGGGCGGGCCGGCCCGGCGCTGGCCATCTCCGCCATCGGCTCCTTCACCGCCGCGCTGGTCTCGCTGGTCGCGCTGGCCACCGTGGCGCCGTTCTTCGCCTCGGTGGCGCTGGACTTCGGCCCGCCGGAGATGCTGGCCGTGATGGTCCTCGGGCTGTGCACCATCGTGGTCTTCTCCGGGCGGAACCTGCTGCTCGGCGCGGCCCTGGGCCTGGTCGGCATCCTGATCGCCTGCGTGGGGGTGGACGTCGGCTCGGGCACGCCGCGCTACGCCTTCGGCCAGGTCGACCTGTTCGGCGGGCTGCCCTACGTGGAGGTGATGATCGGGCTGTTCGCCATCGGCGAGCTGCTCAACCAGCTGCACATCGGGATGGCGGCGCCGATCCGGGCGCGCTTCCGCGACCTGCTGCTGCGCCGGGAGGACGTGCGGCGGTCCACCCCGGCGGTGGCACGCGGCACCGTGGTCGGCTTCCTACTGGGCTGCCTGCCCGGCGCCGGCACCACGCTGGCCTCGTTCATGGCCTACGGGGTGGAGAAGCGGTTCTCCCGGCACCGCGAGGAGCTGGGCACCGGCGCGATCGAGGGGGTGGTCGCCCCGGACGCCGCCACCAACTCCGCGTCCAACGCCAACTTCGTGCCGACGCTGGTCCTCGGCGTCCCGGGCGGCGCGACCACCGCCGTGCTGCTCGGCGCCTTCCTGGTCTACGGGGTGCAGCCCGGTCCGCTGCTCTTCGACACCCAACCCGACCTGGTCTGGGGGCTGCTGGCCTCGTTCTTCATCGGCAACGTCATCCTGCTGCTGCTCAACCTGCCGCTGGCCCCGGTCTTCGCCCAGCTGCTGCGGATCAGGTACGCGGTGCTGTACCCGCTGATCATCGTCACCAGCCTGATCGGCGCCTACTCGGTCAAGAACAGCATGCTCAGCGTGTGGATCGTGATCGTCTTCGGGTTCGTCGGCTACGCGATGAAGCGGCTCAACCTGCCCGTCGCGCCGCTGGTGCTCGGGCTGGTCATCGGCCCGCTGTTCGAGACCGCGCTGGTCCAGACGTCGGCGCTGGGCGAGGGCTCGGTGCTCCCCCAGGTCGCCTCCAGCGGCACCGCCGTCGCCATCCTGGCGGCGGCCGCCCTGCTCACCGCCGGTCCGATGGCCACCAGGGCGCTGCGCGGCGCGGGCCGCGCGAAGAGCGCCGCCGGCGACCGGGACGCCAAGGCCCCCGCCGGGTGCGAATGA
- a CDS encoding 4-hydroxythreonine-4-phosphate dehydrogenase PdxA, translating into MTATATPRPRIAVTLGDPAGVGPELIARLLSRPENTAAADIVLVSDEAELKSAGEDAGAPIAYSTDPAAGLPVLHGNGAARPAAAFERRKATEAGGRWAIANLAVALDMVKDGRVDAVLFAPLNKSSLHLAGMRENDELRWFEEVLGVRSFTSELNVLPGLWTARVTSHVSIADVDAGITRDNVVEAGLLLDRVLRDAGVAAPRIGVCALNPHAGENGRFGRHELDVIGPAVGDLAARGLDVAGPFPSDTIFLRARDGAFDGVLTMYHDQGQIAMKLMGFDGGVTIAGGLPVPICTPAHGTAFDITGEGRAATGSIQNAFDLAVRIGSRRRAAA; encoded by the coding sequence ATGACCGCAACCGCCACGCCACGCCCCCGCATCGCCGTCACCCTGGGCGACCCCGCCGGGGTCGGCCCCGAGCTCATCGCGAGGCTGCTCTCCCGGCCGGAGAACACCGCGGCCGCCGACATCGTGCTCGTCTCCGACGAGGCCGAGCTGAAGTCCGCCGGCGAGGACGCCGGGGCGCCCATCGCCTACTCCACCGACCCCGCGGCGGGCCTGCCGGTGCTGCACGGCAACGGGGCGGCCCGGCCGGCCGCCGCCTTCGAGCGGCGCAAGGCCACCGAGGCCGGCGGCCGCTGGGCCATCGCCAACCTCGCGGTCGCCCTGGACATGGTCAAGGACGGCCGGGTGGACGCGGTCCTGTTCGCCCCGCTGAACAAGTCGTCGCTGCACCTGGCGGGCATGCGGGAGAACGACGAACTGCGCTGGTTCGAAGAGGTGCTGGGGGTGCGGTCCTTCACCTCCGAGCTGAACGTGCTGCCCGGACTGTGGACCGCCCGGGTCACCTCGCACGTGTCGATCGCCGACGTGGACGCGGGCATCACCCGGGACAACGTGGTCGAGGCGGGGCTGCTGCTCGACCGGGTGCTGCGCGACGCGGGGGTGGCGGCCCCGCGGATCGGGGTGTGCGCACTCAACCCGCACGCCGGCGAGAACGGCCGGTTCGGCCGGCACGAGCTGGACGTGATCGGCCCGGCCGTGGGCGACCTGGCCGCGCGGGGGCTGGACGTCGCGGGGCCGTTCCCCTCCGACACGATCTTCCTGCGCGCCCGGGACGGGGCGTTCGACGGGGTGCTGACCATGTACCACGACCAGGGGCAGATCGCGATGAAGCTGATGGGCTTCGACGGCGGCGTCACCATCGCCGGCGGCCTGCCGGTACCGATCTGCACCCCGGCGCACGGCACCGCCTTCGACATCACCGGCGAGGGCAGGGCCGCCACCGGCTCCATACAGAACGCCTTCGACCTGGCCGTCCGGATCGGCTCCCGGCGCAGAGCCGCGGCCTGA
- a CDS encoding TetR/AcrR family transcriptional regulator yields the protein MYVTEEGGDRMAGPRAPRATQAERRARSRNALLEAAARGLSRYGYGNLVLAKVAAEAGYTRGALYHLFAGKEELALAVVEWVGETWAAEVGRPAAAAGDPVDALLVLARGHAVYCRRDVARVMRTLHAEFAGQDHPVGRAISGIVERLVTEAAERIAAGRASGALPPGPPPRQTALAYIGTLEGLVSSLAGQAPHDVELTERAIRGVLGLPPVPPSR from the coding sequence ATGTATGTAACCGAGGAGGGCGGTGACCGGATGGCGGGGCCGAGGGCTCCCCGGGCGACGCAGGCGGAGCGGCGGGCCAGGAGCAGGAACGCGCTGCTGGAAGCGGCGGCGCGCGGGCTGTCCAGGTACGGCTACGGCAATCTGGTGCTGGCGAAGGTGGCCGCCGAGGCGGGCTACACCCGCGGTGCCCTCTACCACCTGTTCGCCGGCAAGGAGGAGCTGGCACTGGCGGTGGTGGAGTGGGTCGGCGAGACCTGGGCCGCCGAGGTGGGCCGGCCGGCGGCGGCCGCGGGAGACCCGGTGGACGCGCTGCTGGTGCTGGCCCGCGGGCACGCCGTCTACTGCCGCCGCGACGTGGCCCGGGTGATGCGGACCCTGCACGCCGAGTTCGCCGGGCAGGACCACCCGGTGGGCCGGGCGATCAGCGGGATCGTGGAGCGGCTGGTCACCGAGGCCGCCGAGCGGATCGCCGCCGGCCGGGCGAGCGGCGCACTCCCGCCCGGGCCGCCGCCCCGCCAGACCGCCCTCGCCTACATCGGCACCCTCGAAGGGCTGGTCAGCAGCCTCGCCGGGCAGGCACCGCACGACGTCGAACTCACCGAGAGGGCGATCCGCGGGGTGCTCGGCCTGCCGCCCGTCCCTCCCTCGCGATGA
- the rpmF gene encoding 50S ribosomal protein L32, with translation MAVPKRKMSRSNTRKRRSAWRAERPQLVEVTVGGRTARVPYRLVPAYRRGLLPLPD, from the coding sequence ATGGCCGTCCCCAAGCGCAAGATGTCGCGCTCCAACACCCGCAAGCGCCGCTCCGCCTGGCGGGCCGAGCGCCCCCAGCTGGTCGAGGTCACCGTCGGCGGCCGCACCGCCCGGGTGCCCTACCGGCTCGTCCCCGCCTACCGCCGCGGTCTGCTCCCGCTGCCGGACTGA
- the rpmG gene encoding 50S ribosomal protein L33: MARNELRPIIKLKSTAKTGYTYVTRKNRRNNPDRLVLRKYDPVIRRHVEFREER, encoded by the coding sequence GTGGCGCGCAACGAACTGCGTCCGATCATCAAACTCAAGTCGACCGCGAAGACCGGCTACACCTACGTGACCCGCAAGAACCGGCGGAACAACCCGGACCGCCTGGTGCTGCGCAAGTACGACCCCGTCATCCGCCGGCACGTGGAGTTCCGCGAGGAGCGCTAG
- a CDS encoding enoyl-CoA hydratase yields MSDATPAGEAAGHETILVERTGRTAVITLNRPEALNALNLRLMEEAVAAAEGFDRDPGVGCIVLTGSDRAFAAGADIKEMQGLDYMDAYLGDWFGAWDRFAALRTPTLAAVAGHALGGGCELAMMCDVLIAADSARFGQPEIKLGVIPGIGGSQRLTRAVGKAKAMDLCLTGRTMDAAEAERAGLVSRIVPAADLREQALAAAAEIAAMSAPAAMMAKEAVNRAFETTLAEGVRFERRIFHAVFATADQKEGMAAFTEKRRPSFVHR; encoded by the coding sequence ATGAGCGACGCGACCCCGGCCGGCGAGGCCGCCGGCCACGAGACGATCCTGGTGGAGCGGACCGGCCGCACCGCGGTGATCACGCTGAACCGCCCCGAGGCGCTCAACGCGCTCAACCTGCGCCTGATGGAGGAGGCGGTCGCCGCCGCCGAAGGGTTCGACCGGGACCCCGGCGTCGGCTGCATCGTGCTGACCGGCTCCGACCGGGCCTTCGCCGCGGGCGCCGACATCAAGGAGATGCAGGGCCTGGACTACATGGACGCCTACCTCGGCGACTGGTTCGGCGCCTGGGACCGGTTCGCCGCGCTGCGCACCCCCACCCTCGCCGCGGTCGCCGGGCACGCCCTCGGCGGCGGCTGCGAGCTGGCGATGATGTGCGACGTGCTGATCGCCGCGGACTCCGCCCGTTTCGGCCAGCCGGAGATCAAGCTCGGGGTGATCCCCGGCATCGGCGGCTCGCAGCGGCTCACCCGGGCGGTCGGCAAGGCCAAGGCCATGGACCTCTGCCTGACCGGCCGCACCATGGACGCCGCCGAGGCCGAGCGGGCCGGCCTGGTCTCCCGCATCGTCCCCGCGGCCGACCTGCGCGAGCAGGCCCTGGCCGCCGCTGCCGAGATCGCCGCGATGTCCGCCCCGGCCGCGATGATGGCCAAGGAGGCGGTGAACCGCGCCTTCGAGACCACCCTCGCCGAGGGGGTCCGCTTCGAGCGTCGGATCTTCCACGCGGTCTTCGCCACCGCGGACCAGAAGGAGGGCATGGCGGCGTTCACCGAGAAGCGCAGGCCGTCCTTCGTGCACCGCTGA